The region AGCCCGTACCGCATCTCCATCGAGGTCGCCGTAAACATGCCGAAAGAGACGCCCTCGTTCTCGGCATAGCGCAGGTCGAAGAAGGGCAGCAGGTCGATCACGCCGCGGTCGCGCAGCATCAGCGGGCCGACCATCACCGCCTTGACGATCCGGTCGACCACCGCGACCAGCAGTGCAAGGCCAAGGCCCTCGATGCGCGGGCGCGCCAGCATCAAGCGACCGCGCCTGCGTCAATCGCCGTCACGACCGCGTCGCAACGGTTGCACAGGTCGCCGTCTTCCGAGACTTCCGGAAGCAGGCGCCAGCAACGGCCGCACTTGTGGTCGGTGGAACGGGTGACGGTCACGTCACTGCCCTGCCCGCGATTGACTGTCGCGGTGATGAACAGCTCTGCCAGATCGGCCTCCGGCGCGCTGTCCGGCACGGTCACGACCGCTTCCAGCCCCGAACCCAGCACTTTCTCGCGGCGCAACGGCTCGATCGCTTCGTTCACCGTCTGGCGCAGCGCGCGAAGTTCACTCCAGCGCGCTTCGTCCACCGAAACCGCGGGCACCTCCGGCCATTCCAGCAGATGCACGCTGTCGCTGCCCGGATAGCGCGAGGCCCATACCTCTTCCGCCGTGAACACCAGCACCGGCGCGCCATAGCGGACCAGCGCGTGGAACAGCGTGTCGAGCACGGTGCGATAGGCGCGGCGCTTGGGGTCCGAAGGCGCGTCGCAGTAGAGGCAGTCCTTGCGGATATCGAAGAAGAACGCCGAGAGGTCCTCGTTGCAGAAGTCGGTCAGCGCGCGGACATAGGTGTTGTAGTCGAAATCCTCGACAGCCTGTTTCAGCGCGGCATCGAGCTTGCCGAGCAGGCCGAGCATGTACTGCTCCAGCTCGGGCATGTCTGCCACCGGCAGCCGCTCGGCCTCGCTGAAGCCGTCCAGCGCGCCCAGCAGGTAGCGGTAGGTGTTGCGCAGCTTGCGGTACTGATCGGCAACGCCCTGAAGGATCTCCTTGCCGATGCGGTGGTCCTCGGTGAAATCCACCGAGAGCGCCCACAGCCGCAGGATGTCCGCACCGTAATCGCGCATCAGGTCGATCGGGCTGATCGTGTTGCCCAGGGACTTGGACATTTTCATGCCCTTCTGGTCCATGGTGAACCCGTGCGTCAGCACCGCGTCATAAGGCGCCCGCCCGCGCGTAGCGCAGGATTCGAGCAGCGAGGACTGGAACCAGCCGCGATGCTGGTCCGACCCTTCGAGATAGAGGTTCGCAGGCCACTGCAGGTCCGACCAGCGCCCCGATTCCAGCACGAAGGCGTGGGTGGAGCCGGAATCGAACCACACGTCGAGAATGTCGGTGACGCGCTCGTAATCCTCGAGCTTGTACTTGTCGCCCAGATACTCCTGCGCCCGTTCCTCGTCCCACGCATCCACGCCCTCGGCCATGACCGCCGCGACGATGCGCGCGTTGACGTCCGGATCGTTGAGGTACTGCCCGGTCTTGCGATCGACGAACAGCGTGATCGGCACGCCCCAAGCGCGCTGGCGGGAAAGCACCCAGTCAGGGCGGCCCTCGACCATCGCGCCGATGCGATTGCGGCCCTTTTCGGGGACGAAGCGGGTGTCGGCGATGGCTTGGAGGGCGATCTCGCGCAAAGTAGCCCCTCCGTCAGCGCTACGCGCTGCCACCTCCCCATTTGGTTCCACAAAATGGGGAGGATTTGATCCTCCCTGTTTCTCCGCAGGATAAACGGGGAGGGGGACCGCCGCCGCAGGCGGGGTGGAGGGGTAATCGCCCGATCCATCGGCACGAACCACTGCGGCGTGCAGCGATAGATCACCTTGGCCTTCGAACGCCACGAATGCGGATAGGAATGCTTGTAATCGGCAGACGCCGCCAGCAAACCGCCAGCCTCGCGCAGGTCTTCGCAGATCGGGCCATCGGGCGCATTGAACTTGGGGTTGATGACCGAGCCCTGCCCGCCGAGCCAGCCCCAGTCCTCGCGATACTTGCCATCGCCCTGCACCGCGAAGACCGGCTCGATCCCGTACGCCTTGCACAGCGCAAAGTCGTCCTCGCCATGGTCCGGCGCCATATGGACAAGCCCGGTGCCGCTGTCGGTGGTGACGAAGTCGCCGGGAAGCATAGGACGCGGCTTGGCGAAGAACCCGCCGAGCGCGTGCATCGGGTGGCGGCAGACGGTTCCGGCGAGATCGGAGCCCTTGATTGAGGCATCTACATCCGAATCTGGATCGACGAACTCTTGGAGAGATGGTGCTCCATCGTCACCGAATTCGAGCGCCTTTGCTGCCTTGTTCAGGCGATCCGAGAAGGAGGTCGCCAATTCTTTCGCAACAAGAAACTTGGAAATCCGGTTGGTATGGAAAGGCAGACCGGCTGCCGCCAACACCTCGTTGACCCGCTTGTCGCCACTCGCGCCAACTCCAACAGTATCCGCTGTGACAGACAGCAGCACATACTCAACCTCAGGCCCATAAGCCAAAGCCTGGTTCACCGGGATCGTCCAAGGCGTCGTCGTCCAGATCACAGCATGCGCGCCGACCAGTTCGGGGATCGGCGACTCAACAATCTCGAACGCCACGTCGATCTGGGTCGAGACGATGTCCTCGTACTCCACCTCGGCCTCGGCCAGCGCGGTCTTCTCCACCGGCGACCACATCACCGGCTTGGCGCCGCGATAGAGCTGGCCGCTTTCGGCAAACTTCAGCAGTTCGCGCACGATGGTGCCCTCGGCCTGCGAATCCATCGTCAGATAGGGGTTGTCCCAATCGCCATTGATGCCGAGGCGCTTCAGTTGCTCGCGCTGCACGTCGACCCACTTCTGGGCGTAGGCGCGGCATTCGGCACGGAATTCCTTGGGCGGAACCTCGTCCTTGTTCTTCTTCTTCTTGCGGTACTCTTCCTCAACCTTCCATTCGATGGGCAGGCCGTGGCAGTCCCAGCCGGGCACATAGGGCGCGTCCTTGCCCAGCAGCGTCTGGGTGCGGCAAACCATGTCCTTGAGGATATGGTTCAGCGCATGGCCGATGTGCATGTCGCCATTGGCATAGGGCGGGCCGTCATGCAGAATGAACTTCTCGCGGCCTTTGCGGCTCTCGCGAACTTTCCGGTAAATGCCCTCGTCCTGCCAGCGCTGCAGGATCACCGGCTCCTTCTGGGGGAGGCCAGCCTTCATCGGGAAATCGGTCTTCGGCAGGAAGACGGTCGGGCGGTAGTCGCGTTGCTCGGTCATGACCGGCGGGCCTTAGCGCTGCTGTGGGCTTTGCGCAATTTTTCTGGCGTGGCGGGAGAGTCGTTTCGCGCAGAGGCGCAGAGGGGGCAGGGATCGCAGAGAAGTTTGCGGGCTTCGCCCGGAATGTCTCACGCAAAGACGCAAAGACGCAAAGAGATCGGTAGCGCCGCAGGCCTTGATTGCCTATCGTCTGGAGCGCCAGCGGGTCAAGGCGGCTTCGCCGCAAAGCGCTACACCTTCGCGTCTTTGCGTCTTTGCGTGAGAATATTCTACTCTTCTCCGCGCCCTCTGCTTTCTCTGCGCCTCTGCGTGAAACAGAATCCGCCGCTACGCCAGCAACTCGCGCGCCCGTTCGCAATCGCGCTCCATCTGCGCCACCAGCGCATCCAGCCCATCGAACTTCGCCTCGGGCCGCAGGAAGTGGTGGAACGCCACCTCGATTTCCTGCCCATAGAGATCGCCGGCAAAATCGAAGAAGTGCGGCTCGAGCAGTTCCTTGGGCGGATCAAACGTCGGGCGAATGCCCAGATTGGCAGCGCCCTTGAGCACGCGCCCGTCAGGCAGACGCCCGGTCACCGCGTAAATGCCATAGCGCGGGCGCAGGTACATTCCGATGTCGAGATTGGCAGTGGGGAAGTTGATCGTGCGGCCCAGCTTGTCGCCATGCTGCACCATGCCCCTGATCGCGAAGGGCCGCGTCAGCAGCTTCGTCGCCGCCTCGCAATCGCCCGATTTCAGGGCATCGCGAATGCGGCTGGAGGAGACAACCTCGCCCTCCAGCGTGACCGGCCCCACCGCGCGCGCGCGCAACCCGAAGCGCGGCCCATCCTCGCGCAAGACCTGCGCATTGCCGCTGCGGCCCTTGCCGAAGGTAAAGTCCTCGCCTGTGACAACGCCCACCGCACCGAGATGCCCGACCAGCCCCGCCTCGATCCACTCGAGCGCGGTCATGCCCGCCACCTCCGCGCCGAAGTGGATCACCAGCATCGCATCCGCGCCCGCCGCGCCGAACAGTTCCTGCCGCTGGTCCAGCGTGGTCAGGCGGAAGGGTTCGGCATCCGGCTTGAAATGCCGCACCGGATGCGGATCGAACGTGGCGACGATCGCCGGCCGGCCTTCCGCCTTTGCCCAGCGGATCGCTTCGCCGACGACAGCCTGATGGCCAAGGTGGAACCCGTCGAAGTTACCCAGCGCCAGAATGGCTCCGCGCATCGATTCCGGAACCGGCTGCAGGCTGTCGAGCCGGATCATGCGTCAGCTCTGGCGTAAGTGACGAAATCGAAAGCGGGTCTTTCAGACTCAGCCGGATGCACTTCGCGCGATACCTCTGTCCACTCCGGTCCGAGCGGCTCCATCACGGTATCGCCCTCGAACTTTCCGTGTATCTCGGTCAATTCCACGCGTTCGGCAAGGGGCATGAACAGGCGGTAGATCTCCGCCCCACCGACGACGGCGACTTCGCCCGCTCCCGCAATCGAGAGCGCCTGCTCGACGGAGGTCGCCACTTCCGCCCCGTCAGCGCTCCAAGCGCCGTCGCGCGTCAGCACGATATGGCGGCGGCCCGGTAGCAACCCTGGCAGGCTCTCGAATGTCTTGCGGCCCATGATCATGGGCTTGTTCATGGTCAGCGCCTTGAACCGCTTGAGGTCGGCAGGCAGGCGCCACGGCAGGGCATTGTCCTTGCCGATCACGCCATTGTCGGCGCGGGCATAGATCAGGAAAAGTCCGGGTCGAACCCCGCTCACAGCACCAGCCGCGTCACGTGGCCCATCTTGCGCCCCGGCCGCACTGCCGCCTTGCCATATAAGTGCAGGTGATTGGCGGGGTCGGACAGGATTGCGGGCCAATCGTGCGCATCGTCGCCGATCAGGTTGTCCATGACCACGCCCTTGGCCGCCAGCGCGGTCGATCCCAGTGGCAAGGCGCAGATCGCGCGCACGTGGTTCTCGAACTGGCTGGTGAGCGCGCCCTCGATAGTCCAGTGCCCGGAATTGTGCACGCGTGGCGCCATCTCGTTGAACACCGGGCCGTCCGCCGTCGCGAAGAATTCCAGCGTCAGCACGCCGACATAGTCCAGCGCATCGGCCACTTTCGCTGCCAGCGCCCGTGCCTCTTCAACCTGTGCGACAATCACCGGCGAGGCCGGCACGGTCGAACGATCCAGAATGCCGCCCTTGTGCACGTTCTCGGCGCTGTCCCAGAAGCGCACTTCGCCCGCTTCGGTGCGCACGAGGATCACCGAGAACTCCGCGTCGAAGGTCACGAAGCCTTCGTAGATGAGCGGCTTGCCCGGAAGCTCAACGGCCTCGGCATCGGACGGCGCCATGATCCGCCACTGCCCCTTGCCGTCATAGCCATCGCGCCGCGTCTTGAGGATGCCCGGTGCGCCGATGCTGGCCACCGCCGCGCGCAGGTCCTCCATCGTATCGACCGTCGCCCAAGGCGCGGGCCGACCGCCCAAGCCTTCCACGAACGACTTCTCGTTCACCCGGTCCTGCGCCACTTCCAGCGCCTTGGCTGGAGGATGCAGCGGCGCATGCGCGGTCACCGCAGCCAGAGGTGCCGCAGCCACGTTCTCGAACTCGTAGGTCACGACCGCACACTGCGCGGCAAACGCCGCCAGCGCTGCCTCGTCGTCATACGCGCCTTGCGTGAACGCCGCACAGACATCGGCGGCAATCGAATCCGCTTCGGGCGCATAGACGTGGCAGCGATAGCCAAGGTTCGCCGCCGCCAGCGCGATCATCCGGCCAAGCTGGCCGCCGCCGAGGATGCCGATCGTCTCGCCCGGTGCAATCATCAGACCGGCTTCTCCGCCACCGAATCGGTCTGTGCGGTGCGGAAGGCGATCAGCCGCTCCGCCAGCGCCTCATCCGACGTCGAAAGAATCGAAGCGGCAAGAATGCCCGCGTTCGTCGCCCCCGGAACGCCGATCGCCAGCGTGCCGACCGGTATGCCACCCGGCATCTGCACGATCGACAGCAGCGAATCCATGCCCTTCAGCGCCTTGGATTCCACCGGCACGCCGAGCACCGGCAGGTGGGTCATCGAGGCGACCATGCCCGGCAGGTGCGCCGCGCCGCCCGCGCCCGCGATCACCACCTTGAACCCCTCGAGATGCGCGCCCATGGCAAAGCTTACCAGACGCTCGGGCGTGCGGTGCGCCGAGACGATGCGGCATTCATGCGCCACGCCGAGCTTTTCCAGCACGGCAGAGGCGTTCTTCATCGTCTCCCAATCGGACTGGCTGCCCATGACGATGGCGACCAACGGTTTGTCACTCATCTCCCCGCCCCCTTCAGGCTATCGGGCGCTCAGCGCTCCGAGAGGTAATAGCGTTCGATCTCGGCCAGATTGTCGTCGAGTTCATAGACGATCGGCTGCCCGGTCGGAATTTCGAGCCCGGTGATGTCCTCGTCCGAAATGCCCGAGAGGTGCTTGACCAGCGCGCGAAGCGAGTTGCCATGAGCCGAGACGATGACCGTTTCGCCGGCGCCCAGCGCAGGCGCGATCTTCTCTTCCCAGCACGGCAGCACACGCGCGATGGTGTCCTTGAGGCTTTCGGTCGAAGGCACCGCGATCCCGGCATAGCGCGGGTCGGACGACAGATCGAATTCGCTGCCCGCTTCCAGCACAGGCGGCGGCACGTCGAAGCTGCGGCGCCAGACCTTGACCTGATCGTCGCCATGCTTGGCCGCGGTCTCGGCCTTGTCGAGCCCGGTCAGGCCGCCATAGTGCCGCTCGTTCAGGCGCCAGTCCTTGTCTTCCTGCACCCACAGGCGCCCGGCTGCCTCAAGCGCCAGATGCAGCGTCTTGATCGCGCGGGTCTGCAGCGAGGTGAAGGCCAGCGTCGGCAGCACACCCTTGTCCTTGAGCAGCTTGCCCGCGGCGAAGGCTTCGGCCGCGCCCTTTTCCGTAACGTCGACATCCCACCAGCCGGTGAAGCGGTTCTCGAGGTTCCACTGCGACTGGCCGTGGCGAATCAGGATCAGGCGAGGCATCGGGGCATCCTGTAACTGACAAAGAAAATGAACCGCGCCCCTAGCGTCAGGCGGCCGGATTGGAAAGCCCGGTTTCCGGCGAATCGGGCGATTCGACTGCCATCACATCAGCAGCACCCATCGCCCTGGCCTGCGCCTTGCGACGCTTCAGGTTCTCGCGCAGGCGGGCCGCCAGGCGTTCTTCGCGGCTTATCGGGGATTTGGGGTCGCTCATTCCGGTGTGAATGCCGATTGCGCCATGTTCCTGCAAGTCTTGTCGAAGATGAGGCTGGAACGTCGCTTGACAAAGGCCCATGCCCCCGTCATTAGCGCGCCCCTGCCCACCCCGCCCGTCCAGCGGCTCCGGAGTGGTAGCGCGGAAATGGTGTGCTGCTGTAGCTCAGTGGTAGAGCGCATCCTTGGTAAGGCTGAGGTCGGGAGTTCAATCCTCCCCAGCAGCACCATTTCCCCGCATACACGGCATGATCTGCCGTAAAATCTTACTTTCGATATATGGAACTTCAGGTTCTGTTCCGGCTTTATCGCCAGAGACAAGTACGTGGGGCTCCTGATGCTTTCGAAAGCAGAACTCTCTCCTGAAAGCTTGTCGCACGTTCTTGAACAGAGCACGGACTGCGTCAAACTCGTCGATCCTCAGGGCAATCTCTTGTGGATGAATCCGAACGGCCTTTGCGCCATGGAAATCGATGACTTTGAACAACTTAACGGGAAGGAATGGGCCAACCTCTGGCCGCAGCAAGCCCAACCGATGATCCGCTCGGCCCTTGAAGGTGCCCGCTCCGCCGGTGTGGTTCGTCTCGAAGCGTTCTGTCCCACCGCCAAGGGCACGCCGCGCTGGTGGGAAGTAAGCCTTTCAGCCGTTCGTACGCCAGACGGCGCACATGCAGGCTACATCTCCATTTCGCGGGACGTGAGCCAGTTGCACGCCGATCGCGAGGCGCTGAAAGTTCTGCTGGCCGAGATGCGCCACCGCCTCAAGAACAGTTTCGCCATGGTCTGCGCCATGTTGCGCACCGTGGCGCGTGGAGACGCGGCAAATACTGCGTTCGCCACAGACATGGTGGCCCGAATATCGGCGCTCGCCACGGCACAGACCCTGTTCGATGGCGAAACCGAGCAGTCCGACCTCCAAGACCTGCTGTCCACGTTACTCCTGCCCTTCCGCAAGGCCCAGGGCATGCAGGTGGACCTCGATTGCGCGCCGAATCAGCAAATCGATCGACGCGAGGCCGATGTGATTTCGCTGGTGGTCGGCGAATTGACCGTGAATTCGACCAAGCACGGCGCCATCGGCCACGGTGGCAGCATAGCACTGCGCGCAGCAGTCGAAGGCGACGCGACTGGCAGTCGCCACACCATCGTCTGGGAGGAGCAATCGGCCCAACCGGTTTCCGCAACATCGCGCGCAGGTGGGCAAGGCCTCTCGCTCATCGAACGCATCTGCACAGCCCGTGGAGGCACATTCGGCATCGACTGGCAAGAGCGCGGCCTCGTCGCCACGCTATCGCTGCCCCAAAACCTCTGATCAGGCGCGCAAGTCGGCCCACTCCGGATGGCGGCGGAACGCGGCCTCGACATAGCTGCACTGCGGCACGATCCTGAAGCCGAACTGGCGGGCATCGTTGACCAGCGCCTTTACCAGTTCGGCCGCCACGCCGCGCCCGCCAATCTCGGTCGGCACCAGCGTGTGATCGGCCACCACCATATCGCCCTGGCGTTTATAGGTTAGCCGCCCGATCGCGTCGCTGCCTTCCACCCTTGCATGATACTCGCCGCGTGCGCCCTGATCGAGGTGGGTGATGGTGACGTCCGACATTGTTGTTCCTTGGCCTTTTGTGACTGCTTGACCCGAAACGCCGCTGCCGACATTGCGGTTTCCGATGAAATTTCTCTCCGACAACACCGCCGCTGTCCACCCGAAGATCTGGGACGCCATGCGCGCTGCCGACGCGCCCGATTCGGGCTATGACGGCGATGCCCTGTCGCGCCATCTGGACGAGGCGTTCTCTTGCCTGTTTGGCACCGAATGCACGGCGCTATGGGTTGCCACCGGCACAGCAGCCAATTGCCTCGCACTTGCCGCCATGGTCCCGCCCCACGGCGGCGTGGTCTGCCACCGCGAAGCCCATATCGAAATGGACGAAGGCGGTGCGCCCGGCTTCTACACCCACGGCGCCAAGCTGATGCTCGCCGATGGCAAAGGCGCGAAGCTGACCCCGCAGGCGATCGAGCGCGTGATCGACCCGATCCGCAACGACGTCCACCAGGTCCAGCCTCACGCCATCTCGATCACCCAGGCGACAGAATATGGCCGCGTCTATACGCCGGAAGAGGTCGCCCGGATCGGCTCGCTTGCGCAAGGGCGCGGCCTTGGCCTGCACATGGACGGCGCGCGTTTTGCCAATGCGGTCGCGCACCTTGGCTGCCATCCCGCCGAAGTGACGGCGCAAGCCGGCGTCGACGTCCTGACCTTCGGCTGCGTCAAGAACGGCGGCATGAACGCGGAAGCGCTGGTGTTCTTCGACATGGAACTCGCTGACGTCGTTCGCTACCGCCGCAAGCGCGCCGGGCATCTTCAGTCGAAGGGCCGGTACCTCGCAGCGCAGGTTCTTGCGATGATCGAGGGCGACCTCTGGCTCGACAATGCCCGCGCCGCCAACGCCGCCGCGCAGGAAATCGCGCAGGCTTGCGGATCGCGCGTGTTCCACGCCGTCGAAGCGAACGAGATCTTCGTCGTGCTCTCCCCGGCAGAGCAGGCAACGCTGCGCGCGCAGGGCTTCGACTTCTACGACTGGACTGCGCCTGAAGGCGCCCCCGGTGCCGCGCGGCTGGTCACCGCGTGGAACACCGACCCGGCTCATGCCTCTGCGCTGGCGCGGGCAATCTCTGCGCTATGACCGAGGCAGAGCAGCCGGGTCAGGCCCGGTTCTGGCAACTCGACGTTGCCGGCCCCTTTTTCCTCGTCGCGCTGATCTGGGGCTCGACCTGGCTGGTGATCAAGGACCAGATCGGCAGCGTGCCGCCAAGCTGGTCGGTAACCTGGCGCTTCATCGCAGCGGCCATCGGCATGGCCGCAGTTGCCATGTTTCGCCGGGAATCCCTGCGCGTCTCTAACACCACGCTCAAGGTTGCCGCGCTGCTCGGCCTGCTGCAGTTCGTGATGAACTTCCAGTTCGTGTACCGCGCCGAGCACCACCTGACGTCGGGCATCGTCGCCGTAGTCTTCGGCCTGCTGGTCGTGCCCAATTCGCTGATGGCTTGGGTCTTTCTCAAGCAACCGGTAACCCGCGCCTTTCTTGGTGGATCGGTGGTGGCCGGAGCCGGAATCGTGCTGTTGCTGCTGCATGAATACCGCATGGCGCCCCCGAAGGACAGGTCCTTGTCGGCATTGCGCTGACCACAGCCGCGCTGTTCAGCGCGTCGTCGGCGAACGTCCTGCAAGCAAGCCGCATGGCGCGCGGCATTCCGATGATCCCGATGCTCGCCTGGGCCCTGCTGTTCGGCGCAATTCTCGACGCCGCCTTTGCCTGGATCGTGGAAGGACCGCCGCAGTTCGATTTCCGGCCGGGCTACATCTTCGGGGTACTTTATCTCGGGATAATAGGCTCTGTCCTCACCTTCCCGCTCTATTTCCGCCTGCTCCAGCGCCTCGGGGCAGGACGTGGGGCCTACAACGGGGTGCTGGTGCCGGTTGTCGCGATGCTGCTGTCGACCGCGTTCGAGGGCTATCGCTGGTCGGTGCTGGCACTCGCAGGATCGGCGCTGGCCATGCTCGGGCTGGTGCTGGCGTTGAGGGCGCGCAGTCCGTCGCGGTAAGTCGGAAAGCTAAGCCTCCACCCGAGCAGGCGCTTGGCCTTGCCATTGGCCACACGGCGGTTCTCGGCATAGAAGGCCAGAGCCATTGGCGAGAGATTGGCTTCTTCCAGCGACTGCATCGGCGGCGGCGCAACGCCCAGAAGCCGTGCCGCCTCCTCGATTACCGCGTTCTGGCTGCAGGGCAGATCGTCGGCGAGGTTGTAGACGCCTGCTGGCCCTGCAAATCCGGCGATCACCCCGCTGGCAATGTCCTCCACGTGCACGCGGCTAAAGACTTGCCCCGGAATATCAATGCGATGCGCCTTACCCTCGGCCACGCGGTCGAGCGCGCTGCGCCCCGGACCGTAGATGCCGGGCAGGCGGTAGACCCGCACTTTGGGCGATAGCGCCTGCCAATCAAGATCCGCCTGCGTCCGCGCCGAACGCCGCCCAGTGCCGACGATTGAGCTTTCATCCACCCAAGCCCCGCCCGCATCGCCATAGACCCCGGTCGAAGAAAGATAGCCGATGGCCTCGAGCGGCGCTGCGGCAATCCCGTCGCCATAGGTCTGCAGCACCGGATCGCCCCCTTCGCGGAGCGGAGGGACCGAGGACAGTACGTGCGTCGCCTCCGCCATCGCCGCCTCGACCGCCGTGCGGTCAGAGAAGGCGATATCGCCCGCACTCCCTGTTCCGCGCACCGTCCAGCCCTGCGCCCGCAGCCTCGCCGCGATCACCTGCGAGGTGTAGCCCATTCCGAAGATCAGCAAGTTTCCCATCAAAAGCCTGATAACCGCGATTGCCCCGCCGCGCACGCGTTCCTAAGTTCAGCGGCATGAACGATCTCTCCGGCCAGCCCGTCATCGCCCCCACCGTGATCCACCGCGCGGATTACCGCCCGCCCGAATGGCTCGTTCCCGAAATCGCTTTGGATTTCGCGCTTTCGCTGAATGCCACGACGGTTCAGGCGACCCTCAAGGTCACGAAAAATCCCGCAGGCGCAGGCACTTCACTGCTGCGCCTCAATGGCGATGCGATCGAGCCCAAGGGGTGACCGTCGACGGCCACGCCCACAATGACTGGCACATGGATGGCCCGGACCTCGTCATCGAACTGCCCGGCGATGCCCATGACGTCGGCATCGAGACGCTGATCGATCCTTCGGCAAACACCCAGCTTTCAGGGCTTTACGCCTCCAATGGGCTGCTCTGCACCCAGTGCGAGGCCGAGGGCTTCCGCCGCATCACCTTCTTCCCCGACCGGCCCGACGTGCTCTCGGTCTATTCGGTGCGGATGGGCGGGGACAAGGCGCTGTTCCCGGTGCTCCTGTCAAACGGCAACCCCGTCGCGTCCGGCGAGAATGGCGACGGAACGCACTGGGCGGAGTGGCACGATCCCTGGCCCAAGCCCTCATACCTCTTTGCGCTGGTGGCCGGCGAACTCGTGGCAAACCACGACAGTTTCACGACAAAATCGGGCCGCAAGGTGGCTCTGGCAATCTACGTCCGCCCCGGCGACGAGGCCCGCACCGACCATGCCATGCGCTCGCTCATCGCCTCGATGAAGTGGGACGAGGACGTCTATGGGCGCGAGTACGACCTTGATGATTTCAACATCGTGGCTGTCAGTGACTTCAACGCCGGCGCGATGGAGAACAAGGGCCTTAACGTCTTCAATACGCGCTATATTCTGGCCGATCCCGAAACCGCGACCGATGGCGATTATGACGCGATCGAGGGCGTGGTGGCGCATGAGTACTTCCACAACTGGTCGGGCAACCGCGTTACCTGCCGCGACTGGTTCCAGCTCTCGCTGAAAGAGGGCTTCACAGTCCTTAGAGATCAACAGTTTAGCGCCGATCGCGGCTCTGCGCCGGTCAAGCGGATCGAGGATGTGCGGATCCTGCGGGCCGTGCAGTTTCCTGAGGATTCAGGGCCGCTGGCGCACCCGATCCGGCCGGATTCCTATCAGGAAATCAGCAACTTCTACACCGCGACCGTCTACAACAAGGGTGCCGAGGTGATCCGCATGATGACCGTGCTGGCAGGCATGGATCGGTTCCTCAAGGGCACCACGCTCTACTTCGATCGCCACGATGGCGAGGCGGCGACCTGCGAAGACTTTGTAAAGGCTATAGAAGATGGCGCCGGGCTGGACCTGAAGCAGTTCCGCAACTGGTACGAACAGGCCGGAACCCCGCGTGTGAGCGTTTCCATGACGCTCGAAAATGCAAATCCAACTCTCGAGGGCGGAGAGGCAACTCTCGGAGGCAGAGTGGTAACTCTCACGCTCAAGCAGGCGACTCTGCCCACGCCGGGACAGCCGGAGAAGAAGCCCTTCGTGATCCCGCTGCGCATCGCGCTGTTCGACCGCGAGACCGGCAAGCACCACGGCGAGGAACTGATCGTCCTGACCGAGGCCGAACAGTCGTTCACCTTCGAAGGGTTCACGTGGCTGCCCGTCCTTTCCATCAACCGCGGCTTTTCCGCGCCGGTCGAAATCGTCGCGCCGGTGACGACGGAGGACCTTGTCTTCCTCGCCCGCCACGATGACGATCCCTTCGCCCGCTATGAAGCGATGCAGCAGCTGATCGTGCGGCATCTGGTCGGCGCGGTGGCGGGCACGCTGGAGAACCGCGAGGCATCGCAGGCCGCCA is a window of Novosphingobium sp. THN1 DNA encoding:
- a CDS encoding SDR family NAD(P)-dependent oxidoreductase, which encodes MGNLLIFGMGYTSQVIAARLRAQGWTVRGTGSAGDIAFSDRTAVEAAMAEATHVLSSVPPLREGGDPVLQTYGDGIAAAPLEAIGYLSSTGVYGDAGGAWVDESSIVGTGRRSARTQADLDWQALSPKVRVYRLPGIYGPGRSALDRVAEGKAHRIDIPGQVFSRVHVEDIASGVIAGFAGPAGVYNLADDLPCSQNAVIEEAARLLGVAPPPMQSLEEANLSPMALAFYAENRRVANGKAKRLLGWRLSFPTYRDGLRALNASTSPSMASADPASASTDQR
- a CDS encoding low specificity L-threonine aldolase; this encodes MKFLSDNTAAVHPKIWDAMRAADAPDSGYDGDALSRHLDEAFSCLFGTECTALWVATGTAANCLALAAMVPPHGGVVCHREAHIEMDEGGAPGFYTHGAKLMLADGKGAKLTPQAIERVIDPIRNDVHQVQPHAISITQATEYGRVYTPEEVARIGSLAQGRGLGLHMDGARFANAVAHLGCHPAEVTAQAGVDVLTFGCVKNGGMNAEALVFFDMELADVVRYRRKRAGHLQSKGRYLAAQVLAMIEGDLWLDNARAANAAAQEIAQACGSRVFHAVEANEIFVVLSPAEQATLRAQGFDFYDWTAPEGAPGAARLVTAWNTDPAHASALARAISAL
- a CDS encoding DMT family transporter, encoding MTEAEQPGQARFWQLDVAGPFFLVALIWGSTWLVIKDQIGSVPPSWSVTWRFIAAAIGMAAVAMFRRESLRVSNTTLKVAALLGLLQFVMNFQFVYRAEHHLTSGIVAVVFGLLVVPNSLMAWVFLKQPVTRAFLGGSVVAGAGIVLLLLHEYRMAPPKDRSLSALR
- a CDS encoding EamA family transporter; the encoded protein is MQASRMARGIPMIPMLAWALLFGAILDAAFAWIVEGPPQFDFRPGYIFGVLYLGIIGSVLTFPLYFRLLQRLGAGRGAYNGVLVPVVAMLLSTAFEGYRWSVLALAGSALAMLGLVLALRARSPSR